In Schizosaccharomyces osmophilus chromosome 1, complete sequence, the genomic window ttctttttcttcaataacTCACAAATTCTGGCAAAATCGTTACCGTCAATTATATCGTATGCAAGTAGAGGAGCAAACTCATCAGCCTCTTTCTCCATAATCTGAGTCAACGCTATACACAATGCATTGGTGGTAGAAATACGAAAGAGCAGAGGTTGAGATTCACTGTATTGGGGGCAAGCTCCCATTCGTAATGCTGATACGACGAAACGCCAAAAGAAATCTCTAGATAAGATCTCTCCATCGCTTGCTACGATAAATCCTGGACGAATAACATATATTGAAGGGTGTCCTAGAtcctttacttttttacACAAGAGCTCAGAAACGTATTTAGATAGTGCATAACCGGATGTTTTAGTAGACTGAATGCAATCGTCAAGCTCTATTTCTTGTTGTCCACCTCCTGAAATAAAGTAAAGAGCCTTTGGACCCATTATACTCAGCTCCAAAATAGTTTTCGTTCCCAAGACATTCACTGGCCTAAGTTCTTGATACGATTTCATCCAGTGTACTTCAGCTCCCATGTGATAGATTCGGGAAACTTTTTCTATGAGAAAATCCCATTTTGCATTATCCAAACCAAACCTTGTTTCGTCTAAATGAGCTGCCCatataattaattttttacCAGAAATTCGAAGACTCGGAACGAGTGACGTTAATCGTTCTTTAGCGGCTTTATCAGAAGATTCTCGTATCAAACATACAACACTCATATCCATTTTCATAAGATACTCCAAGAAGCGGCGACCAAGGTAACCTGTCGCCCCAGTTAGCAAAACGTATTGAGCATTGGTATGCATAATAGTTAATTTGGGAATGGTACGTGCTAAAGCATATGCATCTTCATGTAGAAGCCTGTAGGTAATTGTCGATAAATTCACGCTTTTCTCTTGAACTACAAAAGCTAATGAGCTAGGCGTACAATTCGAATCCATAACAGAACCAATCGAACCTTGAAAGTGAAACTTGTTTTGTagggaaaggaaaaatctTACAGAATGAATGGAATCTAAGCCACAAGAATAAAGAGAGGCATCCTTTCCTTCTAATATTGGATTCTGAAGAAGTTTTGCAGCAATTTTGCTGATCTCAATAGCCAAAGGATTTGATAAAATAGGTAAACGTTGGTCTTGTACGTGAAGACACTTGGATGCATAAGCTTCGATAGACTTTAGGTCTACTTTTCCAGCGGAAGTACGTGgtgtattttttaattggAAACAATTTGAGAAAAGATTCGGATTTCGAAGCTCTTTATTCAATATCTCCTTTAGTAACGCAGGATCTACGCCATCATGGGCAGGAACATATGCCAGTACAAATCGAtttgatataaaaaaggaaaaagcaGCTTCAACATCCTTCAACCCCAAGGCTACTTTGTCAAAGTATTGtaaatcaaagaaaataccaTTTCTCTTGACACGTCTTCCTACCCGACCTTTGATGGTGATACCCAACTTTCCTTTATACGAGTTCCAAACGGCCAAATCAGCAAACCGTATTGCTGGTTCACCATGGAAATCTATAAATGTAGAATTTCGAGACTGAACGGTTTCAGGATCGTCACCTACATACGGCTCCGATTGCACGTCGGTCACGACACAGACAAAACCCTCATGGCCGATTTTTTCAAGGACAggttcattcttttctgtaagcaataaaagttttttaaCCGTTTTTCCGGAAAAGTAGACAAGTTCTTTGTTATGCAACGTATCTTTTTCTCCATTAGGAGCAAAAAACGAAACTAATCCTGATTCAGTGGTACCATATTGTGGGTATATGATTGCATTTGGCAAGACTCTTTTGCATATATGGTACATGTTTGCAGGAACCATTTCGCCGCCGGCAGCAACTAGTTtacaagaaggaaatgatTCAGACTTGTCAGGTATTATTTGAAGAGTTAGAACAAGGAGATTGGGCAAAATTATCAAACGTTCACATCCGGCACGAAGAGCATAATAGACATTCCAAGCAAGTTGTTCAGCCTCTGAAGTAGAAGTAAAGTTGGACGATATTGAGGAAGATGGATACAGTAAGCTTCCATCACAGTACAAGGCATTAAGCCAGCTCAATGTCGTTAAAGCAAAGCTGGGAGCCATTATCATTGGCGTGGAAAGATGATTCATGAACTCTGGAGTTCCATAATCATAACCAAAAGCATACTTTTTCATGAGAAATGGCATTGATTTAGGAACACCAGTAGATCCACTGGAATGATTTATAAGTGCTACCTCTGGTTCCAACCCAGCACCAATGCAAGGAGCGTTAAGGTCCGTTTGGAGGCaagcaaaggaaatgaCATTCAAAGAATTCACCTGAAATGCGGGCGCATATTCATGATAAAGCAAGTCAGAAATATCTAGACGTTGAACAAGAGCATCAACAACCTTTTGGGACCAGACATGATTAAAAATGACACAAGTTCGTCCAGTAGCCCACAAAGCAAAGATAGTACTTAAAAAATCTAACTCATGCCCCATATGAATTCCAACCGTTTTCCCCAAGCCAAGATCATTGCAGAATTTAGCGATTGTATTAACACGACAAAGTAATTCTTTAAATGTGTACTCAACGACAATTCTGTATTCATTGTACACATAGATAAAA contains:
- a CDS encoding AMP-binding dehydrogenase: MSPKSSITTSFSSILASPREEDTPVARLLRNANETPDHRFIYVYNEYRIVVEYTFKELLCRVNTIAKFCNDLGLGKTVGIHMGHELDFLSTIFALWATGRTCVIFNHVWSQKVVDALVQRLDISDLLYHEYAPAFQVNSLNVISFACLQTDLNAPCIGAGLEPEVALINHSSGSTGVPKSMPFLMKKYAFGYDYGTPEFMNHLSTPMIMAPSFALTTLSWLNALYCDGSLLYPSSSISSNFTSTSEAEQLAWNVYYALRAGCERLIILPNLLVLTLQIIPDKSESFPSCKLVAAGGEMVPANMYHICKRVLPNAIIYPQYGTTESGLVSFFAPNGEKDTLHNKELVYFSGKTVKKLLLLTEKNEPVLEKIGHEGFVCVVTDVQSEPYVGDDPETVQSRNSTFIDFHGEPAIRFADLAVWNSYKGKLGITIKGRVGRRVKRNGIFFDLQYFDKVALGLKDVEAAFSFFISNRFVLAYVPAHDGVDPALLKEILNKELRNPNLFSNCFQLKNTPRTSAGKVDLKSIEAYASKCLHVQDQRLPILSNPLAIEISKIAAKLLQNPILEGKDASLYSCGLDSIHSVRFFLSLQNKFHFQGSIGSVMDSNCTPSSLAFVVQEKSVNLSTITYRLLHEDAYALARTIPKLTIMHTNAQYVLLTGATGYLGRRFLEYLMKMDMSVVCLIRESSDKAAKERLTSLVPSLRISGKKLIIWAAHLDETRFGLDNAKWDFLIEKVSRIYHMGAEVHWMKSYQELRPVNVLGTKTILELSIMGPKALYFISGGGQQEIELDDCIQSTKTSGYALSKYVSELLCKKVKDLGHPSIYVIRPGFIVASDGEILSRDFFWRFVVSALRMGACPQYSESQPLLFRISTTNALCIALTQIMEKEADEFAPLLAYDIIDGNDFARICELLKKKKKKLKFVSLEGWLKALEKDIDEEGEDHPLFALQQTAKFALESGMIPYKGLKNIYPLGEKFLTKEAIANGLDNLYIE